A window of Photobacterium sp. GJ3 contains these coding sequences:
- a CDS encoding CHASE domain-containing protein, with amino-acid sequence MKQQRLTVMGSLLAAGLVLSVALWFFFSHLETNRIQRQFQSDVTETGHAFIQAMNAHFEALYSLQLTLDTQGIPDAEGFETLTGKILRRYPAITALEWIPEVPQEQRDAHEAQAARWLPGYVVTEQVASGERVAAGERSVYYPALYVAPMAGNEAVIGYDLGAHAFRFEAVQRARDSGRLQLTVPLQLRHQGESQGILSLLPVYEFPEPMSSVERQESLIGFVGGVFSPAHIFLSSAGNQVVQPFSFTLIDTLAPAGNRVVFSLVPEAEKGLASQQTRFHYVQKNLASDQVSGNYDTRYRYVHQVLTKGGRRWVIEAMPRLEYIQAQASLMPWWIFGGVNLLFILAATVLFFVFKRDQQTYDQLTAQHDKLRAVNEKLERLSLKDPLTGIANQRAFEESLDITVRIARRDLSPMALLVIQIDDVAMFANQLSPEQFEDSVRRLAAELSRTLKRPADVLARLDDDRFVAILPNTNNGEVVARQLRTAAERLNLAEQTTHSSPYLTISIGALTVFDLEGLTAESVFHFAESQLQAAQQEGHQKLSVRVIRRETSAEQVLD; translated from the coding sequence ATGAAGCAGCAACGTTTGACTGTGATGGGGTCATTGCTGGCAGCAGGACTGGTGCTGTCGGTTGCCCTGTGGTTTTTCTTTAGTCACCTTGAAACCAACCGGATCCAACGACAATTTCAGTCGGATGTGACGGAAACCGGGCATGCGTTTATTCAGGCCATGAACGCGCATTTTGAAGCGCTCTATTCATTGCAGTTAACGCTGGATACGCAGGGCATTCCTGACGCGGAAGGATTTGAGACCCTGACCGGAAAAATCCTTCGCCGTTATCCGGCCATCACTGCGCTGGAATGGATCCCGGAGGTCCCGCAGGAACAGCGTGATGCACATGAAGCTCAGGCGGCAAGATGGCTGCCGGGATACGTTGTGACGGAGCAGGTCGCATCTGGCGAGCGTGTCGCTGCGGGAGAGCGAAGTGTGTACTATCCGGCACTGTATGTCGCGCCGATGGCCGGAAATGAAGCGGTGATCGGGTACGATCTGGGTGCGCATGCATTTCGATTTGAAGCTGTTCAAAGGGCGCGGGACAGTGGCCGTCTCCAGTTAACGGTGCCTTTGCAACTGCGTCATCAGGGGGAATCGCAGGGGATTCTCAGTCTCTTGCCTGTGTATGAATTTCCGGAACCGATGTCCTCGGTTGAACGTCAGGAAAGCCTGATTGGTTTTGTCGGGGGCGTGTTCAGTCCGGCACATATTTTTCTGTCCTCGGCTGGAAATCAGGTGGTCCAACCTTTTTCTTTTACTCTGATTGATACGCTGGCCCCGGCGGGGAACCGGGTCGTTTTCAGCTTGGTTCCTGAAGCTGAGAAAGGGCTGGCCAGTCAGCAAACGCGTTTTCATTACGTTCAGAAAAATCTCGCATCTGATCAGGTCTCCGGGAATTATGATACCCGCTATCGATACGTTCATCAGGTACTGACGAAAGGGGGCCGACGCTGGGTGATCGAAGCCATGCCCCGGCTTGAGTATATTCAGGCGCAGGCTTCATTGATGCCCTGGTGGATTTTCGGGGGTGTAAATCTGTTGTTCATCCTGGCTGCCACCGTCCTTTTCTTTGTGTTCAAACGGGATCAGCAGACGTATGATCAACTGACGGCACAGCATGACAAATTACGGGCCGTGAATGAAAAGCTGGAACGACTCAGCCTGAAAGATCCGCTGACCGGTATCGCTAACCAGCGCGCGTTTGAAGAAAGCCTGGATATCACGGTACGAATTGCCCGGCGGGATTTATCACCGATGGCGCTGCTGGTGATCCAGATTGATGATGTTGCGATGTTCGCAAATCAGTTGTCGCCTGAGCAGTTTGAAGACAGTGTTCGCCGACTGGCGGCAGAACTGAGCAGAACGCTGAAGCGTCCGGCGGATGTGCTGGCCCGTCTGGATGATGATCGCTTTGTGGCGATTTTGCCCAATACGAATAATGGCGAAGTGGTGGCAAGGCAATTACGCACGGCGGCGGAACGCTTGAATCTGGCAGAGCAGACGACGCATTCGTCTCCGTATCTCACGATTTCCATCGGAGCGCTGACGGTATTTGATCTGGAAGGGTTGACGGCTGAAAGCGTGTTTCATTTTGCCGAATCGCAGCTTCAGGCCGCCCAGCAGGAAGGACATCAGAAACTGAGTGTGCGGGTGATCAGACGGGAAACCTCAGCCGAGCAGGTGCTCGACTGA
- the metR gene encoding HTH-type transcriptional regulator MetR: protein MIEIKHLRTLAVLRDTGSLTATANTLCLTQSALSHQIKDLEQRIGAPLFLRKTRPVRFTAEGDILLKLADDLMPRIVRAEHELANLKEDAKGRLHMAIECHSCFQWLMPALKEYQIHWPAVSLDFSSGFSFEPIPALAAGELDLVITSDINPRAEVHYEPLFDFEMRLVVSPQSPLAELATIKPTDLASQTMLTYPVHKSRLDVVKHFLQPAGIEPRVWKQADNTLMLVQMVSAGLGVAALPNWAIHDFARQGLIVSKPLGKGLWRRLYAAIRASERDRHYLQAFFATARQQCQTHLEGIKAA, encoded by the coding sequence ATGATAGAAATTAAACACCTTCGCACGTTAGCCGTGCTGAGAGATACCGGCTCCCTGACCGCAACAGCCAATACCTTGTGCCTGACACAGTCTGCACTCTCACATCAGATCAAAGATCTGGAGCAGCGGATTGGAGCGCCCTTATTTCTGCGCAAGACCCGGCCGGTAAGATTCACAGCGGAAGGCGATATTCTGCTGAAACTGGCCGATGACCTGATGCCCCGCATCGTCCGGGCTGAACACGAACTGGCGAATCTGAAAGAAGACGCAAAAGGCCGGCTTCATATGGCCATTGAGTGCCATTCCTGTTTTCAGTGGTTGATGCCGGCACTGAAGGAATATCAGATCCACTGGCCTGCGGTCAGCCTGGATTTTTCGTCCGGGTTCAGCTTCGAGCCCATTCCGGCGCTGGCAGCCGGTGAGCTGGATTTGGTGATCACTTCAGATATCAACCCGCGTGCCGAAGTGCATTATGAGCCTTTGTTTGATTTTGAGATGCGTCTGGTGGTGTCGCCCCAATCCCCGCTAGCAGAACTGGCCACCATTAAGCCGACCGATCTTGCCAGCCAGACCATGCTGACTTATCCGGTGCATAAAAGCCGCTTGGATGTGGTGAAGCATTTTCTGCAACCCGCGGGTATTGAACCACGGGTGTGGAAACAGGCCGACAATACATTGATGCTGGTGCAGATGGTTTCGGCAGGGTTAGGTGTTGCCGCACTGCCGAATTGGGCCATTCATGATTTTGCCCGGCAGGGATTGATTGTGAGTAAACCGCTCGGAAAAGGGCTCTGGCGCAGACTCTATGCCGCGATTCGGGCATCAGAGCGCGACAGGCACTATCTTCAGGCTTTTTTTGCCACGGCCCGGCAGCAATGCCAAACCCACCTCGAAGGCATTAAGGCAGCCTGA
- a CDS encoding DUF4250 domain-containing protein, which translates to MEISNLLSMDGNIVLGIVNEKLRLECDTIEELASRYDVDQQALRDKMAALGFRYDPLSNQFK; encoded by the coding sequence GTGGAAATCAGCAACCTGCTCAGTATGGATGGCAATATTGTACTGGGTATCGTGAATGAAAAGCTGCGCTTAGAATGTGACACGATTGAAGAACTTGCCAGTCGTTATGACGTTGATCAGCAAGCGCTGCGGGACAAAATGGCAGCCTTGGGATTTCGGTACGATCCCCTGTCAAATCAGTTCAAGTAG
- a CDS encoding GGDEF domain-containing protein → MISTFNRFHRQLCQSLKLYVPDLWSAKAHSQSFQNTRSGYLRSRISLLCIVWAVLIIAWIPFDFFYLDDSEEIRIVIARLMLATFLLLIARFNESHTTLWQSQCCLMLLVTGLNLFYCYCIWVLGFPKVYSGFEYGYTLLPILHVAILTILPITLKESLCLLALTAVTEIVVDAQAGTLHTPETLANYWLQNVLAIMVIWSQLSKLYMLMRLYRQATLDPLTGIYNRRMLMQQAQKSLDACQAKRQPFSLLLFDIDRFKRINDSWGHGIGDKVLRGFADHLQQSSRKTDLFGRYGGEEFILCLPYCDTFSAQKIAGRMLQEIRDLAISTDIEDTQIAITACIGIATFTPGDSLMAMIDRADRALYECKDAGRDCFRFHPHGYRPSERDRRKSQEAHAKSAPQVVVVE, encoded by the coding sequence ATGATATCGACTTTTAACCGTTTTCACAGACAACTGTGCCAGTCTCTCAAACTCTATGTTCCCGATTTATGGAGCGCGAAAGCACACAGTCAAAGTTTTCAGAATACACGGAGCGGATACCTGCGCAGCCGGATTTCCTTGCTGTGTATTGTCTGGGCCGTGCTGATCATTGCATGGATCCCGTTTGACTTCTTCTATCTGGACGATAGCGAAGAAATACGGATCGTCATTGCCCGACTCATGCTGGCCACTTTTCTGCTTCTGATTGCACGCTTCAATGAATCGCACACCACACTGTGGCAATCCCAGTGTTGCCTGATGCTTCTGGTCACCGGGCTGAACCTGTTTTATTGCTACTGTATTTGGGTGCTCGGCTTTCCGAAGGTGTACAGCGGTTTTGAATATGGCTATACGCTCCTCCCGATCCTGCATGTTGCGATTCTGACGATTCTTCCGATCACCCTAAAGGAAAGCCTGTGTTTGCTGGCACTGACAGCAGTGACAGAAATCGTTGTTGATGCTCAGGCAGGCACCCTGCACACACCGGAAACGCTGGCCAACTACTGGCTTCAGAATGTCCTTGCGATCATGGTGATCTGGTCACAATTATCCAAACTCTACATGCTGATGCGCCTTTACCGGCAAGCAACACTGGATCCGCTCACGGGTATCTACAACCGACGGATGCTGATGCAGCAAGCACAAAAATCACTGGATGCCTGTCAGGCAAAACGCCAGCCTTTTTCACTGCTGCTGTTCGATATTGACCGCTTCAAACGCATCAATGACTCCTGGGGTCATGGCATTGGGGATAAAGTGCTCAGAGGATTTGCGGACCATTTGCAACAGTCTTCACGGAAAACCGACTTGTTTGGCCGCTACGGTGGTGAGGAATTTATTCTATGCCTGCCCTACTGTGATACGTTTTCCGCGCAGAAAATCGCAGGCCGGATGCTGCAAGAGATTCGTGATTTAGCAATATCAACGGATATCGAAGATACACAAATTGCCATTACGGCATGTATTGGCATTGCGACCTTTACCCCGGGTGACAGCCTGATGGCCATGATTGATCGGGCAGACCGCGCTTTATACGAGTGTAAAGATGCCGGACGTGACTGTTTCCGTTTTCATCCGCATGGCTATCGTCCATCCGAACGGGATCGGCGTAAGTCACAGGAAGCACACGCTAAAAGTGCACCGCAGGTTGTTGTGGTGGAATAG
- a CDS encoding GNAT family N-acetyltransferase, whose amino-acid sequence MIQTSRLTLRKFIKEDHQQVIPLLMDPDFMAFSPTGSMSQQQAESRFEALVRAFSVKGIGKLAVIETVSDELIGYCGIESFPDKGQDAVELGYRLKTSARGKGYAEEASHAVLSFALQMGYQHIIALVDLQNAASHHILLKLGFERREQGAYQGMPVQFYEKKLSSPASVSQLFNCD is encoded by the coding sequence GTGATTCAAACATCTCGTTTAACGCTTAGGAAATTTATCAAGGAAGACCATCAACAGGTTATTCCGCTATTGATGGATCCTGATTTTATGGCTTTTTCACCCACAGGTTCAATGTCACAGCAGCAAGCCGAATCCAGATTTGAAGCGCTTGTCCGTGCTTTTTCAGTGAAAGGGATAGGGAAGCTGGCTGTGATTGAGACGGTGTCGGATGAACTCATTGGCTATTGTGGGATAGAGTCGTTTCCTGACAAGGGGCAGGATGCCGTCGAACTTGGATACAGGCTGAAAACCTCTGCGCGGGGCAAGGGGTATGCAGAAGAAGCCAGTCATGCTGTCTTGTCTTTTGCGCTGCAGATGGGTTATCAGCACATTATTGCGCTGGTTGATCTTCAGAATGCTGCTTCCCATCATATTCTGTTGAAACTTGGATTTGAGCGACGAGAGCAGGGCGCTTATCAGGGCATGCCTGTTCAGTTTTACGAAAAAAAATTATCGTCACCGGCATCCGTCAGCCAGTTGTTCAACTGTGACTGA